A genome region from Arachis duranensis cultivar V14167 chromosome 6, aradu.V14167.gnm2.J7QH, whole genome shotgun sequence includes the following:
- the LOC107491780 gene encoding uncharacterized protein LOC107491780, translated as MASEESFVVLVHHRGSVNRKTCSGVKFTDKNPLCIIVTSTTSYDDLVSAVLMKLGLEGAKRVKKFFYRIPVTVLQNTVKYDCFTINNDVDLQVMFLCRWQFPEMRTLELLARLVDVVSSSGSSNRNTNTIANPAGSSSRPAVASSSVPVYEPVVEPVASPSFAVDLNGTEGDEVVERENLPNALVGVAPIGVGDGFLGDEEEDDVEPDMIDDDSADDIGANGSALAVGGSSSCTQQYPPHFSSLDLDAMRHEGVLGHAVGFGARDAEGTAGLTEFQVGQQFQDKDEALLSVKTYSIRRGVQYKVVESDHRRYVGKCSEFGNGCTWLIRLSLRKRKGIWEVKRYNGPHTCLATSISSDHRSLDYHVILAFIMSMVRADASVSIKVLLNATAAHFGFRPTYRRAWMAKQKSIALIYGDWDESYNDLPRWVLGVQLTMPGSVAVLKTSPVRVGGQVDESQAYFHRLFWTFPPYIEAFRHCKPLVSIDGTHLYGKCGGTLLIAIAQDGNSNILPVAFALVEGENAESWTFFLSHLRQHVTPQPGLLVISDRHNGIKAALEAPDEGWLPPSAYRAFCIRHVAANFALTFKGKDARRLLVNAAYAKTEVEFDYWFDILRSEDPAMCGGRTGLITRCGLSIVMRGGDSVT; from the coding sequence atggctagtgaggagagttttgtGGTTTTGGTGCACCACAGAGGATCTGTCAATAGAAAAACTTGTTCCGGAGTAAAGTTCACAGATAAGAATCCTCTATGTATTATCGTAACTTCTACGACGAGTTATGATGACCTTGTTAGCGCTGTACTAATGAAGCTCGGTCTGGAAGGTGCGAAGCGGGTAAAGAAGTTTTTCTATCGCATTCCAGTCACGGTGCTACAGAATACCGTGAAGTATGATTGCTTCACGATTAATAATGATGTGGACTTGCAAGTAATGTTTCTTTGTCGGTGGCAGTTTCCGGAGATGAGGACACTAGAGTTGTTGGCACGGCTGGTTGATGTGGTATCCAGCTCCGGCAGTTCGAACCGAAATACGAACACTATAGCGAATCCAGCAGGTTCTAGTTCCCGGCCTGCCGTTGCTTCCTCTTCCGTCCCTGTGTACGAACCAGTGGTCGAACCTGTCGCCTCCCCGTCTTTTGCTGTTGACCTCAATGGCACCGAAGGCGACGAGGTAGTGGAAAGGGAAAATTTGCCGAACGCTTTAGTGGGAGTTGCACCTATTGGCGTTGGAGACGGTTTTTTGGGTGATGAAGAGGAGGATGACGTCGAGCCGGATATGATTGACGATGACAGCGCTGATGATATTGGAGCGAATGGGTCTGCATTGGCGGTAGGTGGTTCTAGCTCTTGCACACAGCAGTATCCACCACATTTTTCCTCGTTGGACTTGGACGCCATGAGACATGAGGGGGTTTTAGGGCACGCTGTTGGATTCGGAGCTAGAGATGCGGAAGGGACTGCTGGTCTGACAGAGTTCCAGGTTGGTCAACAATTCCAGGATAAAGATGAGGCCCTTTTAAGTGTGAAGACTTACAGTATCCGGCGAGGGGTACAGTACAAGGTGGTGGAGTCCGATCACCGCCGGTATGTGGGCAAGTGTTCCGAGTTTgggaatgggtgcacatggttgattcgACTGAGTCTCCGGAAGCGCAAGGGCATTTGGGAGGTCAAACGGTACAATGGACCTCACACTTGCCTGGCCACATCCATCTCGAGTGACCACAGGAGTTTGGATTATCATGTGATTTTGGCGTTCATTATGTCAATGGTTAGGGCCGATGCATCCGTGAGCATCAAGGTGCTCCTGAACGCCACGGCAGCGCACTTTGGTTTTAGGCCGACTTACCGGAGGGCTTGGATGGCGAAGCAGAAATCTATTGCCCTCATCTACGGTGACTGGGATGAGTCCTACAACGACCTGCCTAGGTGGGTGTTGGGTGTCCAGCTGACGATGCCTGGTAGTGTTGCGGTCCTTAAGACGAGCCCGGTTCGAGTTGGAGGACAGGTGGACGAGTCTCAAGCGTACTTCCACAGACTTTTCTGGACTTTCCCGCCGTACATCGAGGCATTCCGTCATTGCAAGCCGCTAGTCAGCATTGACGGCACACATCTGTATGGGAAGTGTGGGGGAACGTTGCTCATCGCGATTGCACAGGACGGGAACTCCAACATTCTACCTGTCGCATTCGCACTAGTAGAGGGTGAGAATGCGGAGTCCTGGACATTCTTTCTCTCGCACCTTCGACAGCACGTGACCCCGCAGCCCGGTCTGCTGGTTATATCGGACAGGCACAACGGCATCAAGGCTGCGCTTGAGGCCCCTGATGAAGGTTGGTTACCGCCATCTGCGTACCGTGCATTCTGTATACGACACGTAGCGGCTAATTTTGCCCTTACCTTCAAGGGCAAAGACGCTAGGAGGCTCCTAGTGAACGCGGCGTATGCGAAGACCGAGGTTGAGTTTGATTACTGGTTTGATATTCTGCGATCTGAAGATCCGGCGATGTGTGGTGGGCGAACCGGATTGATTACTCGTTGTGGACTCAGCATCGTGATGAGGGGCGGAGATTCGGTCACATGA
- the LOC127748376 gene encoding serine/threonine-protein phosphatase 7 long form homolog — MGDDPARLYRLDGVAHIAGVINEEPQRCIRSMRRQQGMRLDDRYVPYLQMAGLYHLARLNDRWFRLDEALMAGLYHLARLNDRWFRLDEALVSAFVERWRPETHTFHMPFGECTITLQDVAYQLGLPVDGRYVSGCLSEFHIYIEGGRPAWETFGECPEDADDDTVRRYARAYIMMLLGTQLFADKSGNRIHIRWLPYVARLEELGTYSWGSTVLAWLYRCMCRVANRHVIKLAGPLQLLQSWIFWRFSRFRPAGYEELSWPLASRWSGYNPSGSEKGPRVQICPDKGEFLLQFIWMPYSSPDVLQVVHPEVLEPRHMALWRSVTALIYFAVIEWHQIDRVFPQFGGDGRGGDRWFPSTLQKWHLLWDSCQDCVLRFDVVADPGPSHAFLDWWSQHGKRFLSPETQLGDPRAVPIPVEASQRGPG, encoded by the exons ATGGGGGACGATCCGGCACGGTTATATCGCTTGGACGGAGTCGCTCATATAGCCGGGGTCATCAACGAGGAG CCCCAGCGATGCATTAGGAGCATGCGGCGGCAGCAGGGCATGCGACTTGATGACAGATACGTtccgtacttgcagatggcAGGTCTATACCATCTTGCAAGGCTGAACGACCGATGGTTCCGGCTAGACGAGGCCCTT atggcAGGTCTATACCATCTTGCAAGGTTGAACGACCGATGGTTCCGGCTAGACGAGGCCCTTGTCAGTGCATTCGTGGAGCGATGGCGTCCCGAGACGCACACGTTCCATATGCCGTTCGGAGAGTGCACGATCACACTCCAGGACGTGGCATACCAGCTGGGTTTGCCAGTGGACGGCCGTTACGTGAGCGGGTGCTTGTCAGAGTTCCATATATACATCGAGGGTGGCCGTCCAGCCTGG GAGACTTTCGGTGAGTGCCCTGAGGATGCAGATGATGACACTGTGCGCCGATATGCCCGTGCGTACATCATGATGTTGTTGGGCACGCAGCTGTTTGCGGACAAGTCAGGGAACCGGATTCACATCAGATGGCTTCCGTACGTAGCGAGGCTGGAGGAGCTGGGTACCTACAGCTGGGGTTCTACCGTACTGGCTTGGTTGTACCGGTGCATGTGCCGAGTGGCGAACAGACATGTCATCAAGTTAGCGGGCCCGCTTCAGCTACTTCAGTCTTGGATCTTTTGGCGCTTTTCTCGGTTTAGGCCTGCAGGATATGAGGAGTTGAGCTGGCCGTTGGCCTCGAG ATGGTCAGGTTACAACCCTTCCGGAAGCGAGAAGGGTCCTAGAGTGCAGAT TTGCCCTGACAAGGGTGAGTTCCTTTTGCAGTTTATATGGATGCCGTACAGTAGCCCAGACGTACTTCAGGTTGTGCATCCAGAGGTTTTGGAGCCTCGGCATATGGCGTTGTGGCGCTCTGTGACCGCGCTGATCTACTTTGCTGTCATAGAGTGGCATCAGATAGATCGTGTTTTTCCGCAGTTTGGAGGG GACGGGAGAGGCGGCGATCGATGGTTCCCGTCTACTTTGCAGAAGTGGCATCTCCTTTGGGACTCTTGTCAGGACTGTGTGCTGAGGTTCGACGTTGTTGCCGACCCCGGACCGTCACATGCGTTCCTTGATTGGTGGAGTCAGCATGGGAAGAGGTTCTTGTCTCCGGAGACGCAGTTGGGGGATCCTAGAGCAGTTCCGATACCAGTTGAGGCCTCACAGCGGGGTCCGGGGTGA
- the LOC107491959 gene encoding putative anthocyanidin reductase isoform X1, with the protein MEKREWKVCVTGGGSFIGSYLVNKLLQKGYTVHATLRSLKDAKTGILRGFPEAKEKLLLFEADLYSPDQFEAAIQGCDFVFHLATPYQHQPYSKQYQGVAEAATEGVKSIVTQCIKTGTVRRLIYTASVVAASPLKEDGSGYKHSMDESCWTPLNVSFPGSNLHKSYTDAKTLAERQLLSYENGRTMEVVSLVCGLVGGDTLLSEIPLSVSMLISQIKGNNDEFLYQSLKYLEDLNGKIPIVHVDDVCEAHIFCLETPSITGRFLLANSFASSSDIASYYFQNYPEFHFNTKFLEGEKREIEWGSRKLKDKGFVYKYELNMILDDCIKCAKRMDQL; encoded by the exons ATGGAGAAGAGGGAGTGGAAGGTATGCGTCACCGGCGGTGGCAGCTTCATTGGTTCTTACCTCGTTAACAAGCTTCTCCAAAAGGGCTACACTGTCCACGCAACCCTTAGAAGCTTAA AGGACGCAAAGACAGGCATTCTGAGAGGGTTTCCAGAGGCAAAAGAAAAGCTGCTGCTATTTGAGGCAGATTTGTACAGTCCAGATCAATTTGAGGCTGCAATTCAAGGCTGTGACTTTGTCTTTCACCTTGCTACTCCCTACCAACATCAACCATACTCTAAG CAGTATCAGGGTGTAGCTGAAGCTGCAACAGAAGGGGTAAAAAGCATAGTTACGCAGTGCATAAAAACAGGAACAGTTAGACGGCTGATTTACACAGCATCAGTTGTAGCTGCTTCTCCGCTGAAGGAGGATGGAAGTGGTTACAAACATTCCATGGACGAATCTTGTTGGACCCCTCTCAACGTTTCATTTCCAGGCAGCAATCTTCATAAGAGCTACACCGATGCGAAGACACTGGCTGAGAGACAGTTACTGAGTTATGAAAATGGAAGAACAATGGAAGTTGTAAGCCTGGTTTGTGGGCTTGTGGGAGGGGACACTCTGCTCAGTGAAATTCCTTTGAGTGTGTCAATGCTAATCTCTCAAATAAAAGGCAATAATGATGAGTTCCTTTACCAATCTTTGAAATACTTAGAGGACTTGAATGGAAAAATTCCAATTGTTCATGTTGATGATGTCTGTGAAGCTCACATCTTCTGCTTAGAAACCCCATCCATCACTGGCAGATTCTTGCTTGCAAATTCCTTTGCTTCTTCATCTGACATTGCAAGTTACTATTTCCAAAACTATCCGGAATTCCACTTCAACACCAA GTTTCTCGAAGGAGAGAAACGAGAAATTGAATGGGGATCAAGGAAGCTTAAAGACAAAGGATTTGTGTACAAGTATGAACTGAATATGAtattggatgattgcatcaaatgcGCAAAACGGATGGACCAGCTTTGA
- the LOC107491779 gene encoding uncharacterized protein LOC107491779: MSTSVQYETFVIVSDEDMQDLFHCRRSFSVVRIHELYAKLEDGVDNSGASAPNPQSTVGCASTSMPVIAPGCLLAEPLSIPVGLAKSPGLIPSLLGDGESDGVKNAMQEDDLDDEPAHILGDNDKDTTRNPPTRQGLSSSGSHQHPPHFSTLNLEAIGQQPDIDPIFGGQGLHKENSSGKFQIGQSFQSKEKAVLSIKDYSIRCRVEYWVIESDHLKYHGRCKEFGNGCTWIIHITLRQCKGNWEVRRADVTVTIMVLQEATEVTYGFKPSYRKVWITKQNQLYFANSNATPDSNSETTYHHPYHPCHEAS, encoded by the exons ATGTCAACTAGTGTGCAGTATGAAACATTTGTGATAGTGTCGGACGAAGACATGCAAGATTTGTTTCATTGTCGGCGCAGTTTTTCAGTAGTGAGAATACACGAGCTGTATGCCAAGTTAGAAGATGGTGTCGACAACTCCGGAGCATCAGCGCCGAATCCTCAGTCAACGGTGGGGTGTGCTTCTACCTCGATGCCTGTCATTGCACCTGGTTGTCTGTTGGCTGAACCTCTATCTATTCCAGTTGGGTTAGCTAAGTCACCTGGTTTGATTCCCAGTCTTTTAGGTGATGGTGAATCGGATGGGGTTAAAAATGCGATGCAAGAGGATGATTTGGACGATGAGCCAGCTCACATCTTAGGGGATAATGACAAGGATACTACTAGGAACCCACCAACACGTCAGGGGCTATCCAGTTCTGGGTCACACCAACACCCGCCACATTTCTCAACCTTGAACTTGGAAGCCATCGGCCAGCAACCGGACATAGATCCCATTTTCGGAGGTCAAGGATTACACAAGGAAAATTCTTCTGGGAAATTTCAGATTGGCCAATCTTTCCAATCTAAGGAGAAAGCTGTGTTGAGTATTAAGGATTATAGCATCCGTTGTAGAGTTGAGTATTGGGTGATAGAGTCAGATCATCTGAAATATCATGGGAGATGCAAGGAGTTCGGGAACGGTTGCACGTGGATAATTCACATCACACTTCGGCAGTGCAAAGGTAATTGGGAGGTTAGAAG AGCTGATGTAACGGTTACGATAATGGTGTTGCAAGAAGCTACTGAGGTAACCTATGGATTCAAGCCTAGTTATAGGAAGGTGTGGATAACAAAACAGAATCAACTTTATTTTGCCAACTCAAATGCCACACCTGATAGTAACTCGGAAACCACCTATCACCACCCCTACCATCCTTGCCATGAAGCAAGTTGA
- the LOC107491959 gene encoding putative anthocyanidin reductase isoform X2 codes for MEKREWKVCVTGGGSFIGSYLVNKLLQKGYTVHATLRSLKDAKTGILRGFPEAKEKLLLFEADLYSPDQFEAAIQGCDFVFHLATPYQHQPYSKYQGVAEAATEGVKSIVTQCIKTGTVRRLIYTASVVAASPLKEDGSGYKHSMDESCWTPLNVSFPGSNLHKSYTDAKTLAERQLLSYENGRTMEVVSLVCGLVGGDTLLSEIPLSVSMLISQIKGNNDEFLYQSLKYLEDLNGKIPIVHVDDVCEAHIFCLETPSITGRFLLANSFASSSDIASYYFQNYPEFHFNTKFLEGEKREIEWGSRKLKDKGFVYKYELNMILDDCIKCAKRMDQL; via the exons ATGGAGAAGAGGGAGTGGAAGGTATGCGTCACCGGCGGTGGCAGCTTCATTGGTTCTTACCTCGTTAACAAGCTTCTCCAAAAGGGCTACACTGTCCACGCAACCCTTAGAAGCTTAA AGGACGCAAAGACAGGCATTCTGAGAGGGTTTCCAGAGGCAAAAGAAAAGCTGCTGCTATTTGAGGCAGATTTGTACAGTCCAGATCAATTTGAGGCTGCAATTCAAGGCTGTGACTTTGTCTTTCACCTTGCTACTCCCTACCAACATCAACCATACTCTAAG TATCAGGGTGTAGCTGAAGCTGCAACAGAAGGGGTAAAAAGCATAGTTACGCAGTGCATAAAAACAGGAACAGTTAGACGGCTGATTTACACAGCATCAGTTGTAGCTGCTTCTCCGCTGAAGGAGGATGGAAGTGGTTACAAACATTCCATGGACGAATCTTGTTGGACCCCTCTCAACGTTTCATTTCCAGGCAGCAATCTTCATAAGAGCTACACCGATGCGAAGACACTGGCTGAGAGACAGTTACTGAGTTATGAAAATGGAAGAACAATGGAAGTTGTAAGCCTGGTTTGTGGGCTTGTGGGAGGGGACACTCTGCTCAGTGAAATTCCTTTGAGTGTGTCAATGCTAATCTCTCAAATAAAAGGCAATAATGATGAGTTCCTTTACCAATCTTTGAAATACTTAGAGGACTTGAATGGAAAAATTCCAATTGTTCATGTTGATGATGTCTGTGAAGCTCACATCTTCTGCTTAGAAACCCCATCCATCACTGGCAGATTCTTGCTTGCAAATTCCTTTGCTTCTTCATCTGACATTGCAAGTTACTATTTCCAAAACTATCCGGAATTCCACTTCAACACCAA GTTTCTCGAAGGAGAGAAACGAGAAATTGAATGGGGATCAAGGAAGCTTAAAGACAAAGGATTTGTGTACAAGTATGAACTGAATATGAtattggatgattgcatcaaatgcGCAAAACGGATGGACCAGCTTTGA
- the LOC107491958 gene encoding putative anthocyanidin reductase — MERRGRRCKVCVTGATGYVGSYLVKKLLEKGYTVHATLRDIKNESKVGILKNIPDSQGKLFLFEADIYNPADFDPAIQGCEFVFHVATPMNHEPGSSQYKNTVEAALAGSKTIFMSCLRSGTVKRLIYTASVVSSSPLKEDGTAFKDFIDETCWTPLNDSLSYVYHDHFLKDYTYSKTLSEKEMLSYNNNENGCGELEVVTIPCGLIGGDTIQSFASGSIALCLSLITGNSETYKTLKFLESLLGKVPLVHIDDVCEAHILCMENSSMKGRFLCASSYVSIAEIAGYYIQHYPEFNVKQEYLEGKKVDVKWGSTKLCEKGFVYKYDTKMILDDTIECGRRIGYL; from the exons AtggagagaagaggaagaagatgcaAGGTTTGCGTAACAGGAGCCACTGGTTACGTTGGTTCTTACCTGGTGAAGAAGCTTCTAGAGAAGGGTTACACCGTGCACGCCACTCTCAGAGATATCA AGAATGAATCCAAGGTGGGGATTCTCAAGAACATTCCAGATTCCCAAGGGAAACTTTTCTTGTTCGAAGCTGATATTTACAACCCCGCTGACTTTGACCCTGCCATTCAGGGATGCGAGTTCGTCTTCCACGTGGCTACTCCCATGAACCATGAACCCGGTTCTTCTCAGTACAAGAACACGGTTGAAGCAGCACTTGCAGGCTCCAAAACCATCTTCATGTCTTGTCTCAGATCAGGGACTGTGAAGCGCTTAATCTACACAGCTTCTGTTgtctcttcttctcccttgAAGGAAGATGGAACTGCTTTCAAGGATTTCATCGACGAAACTTGCTGGACCCCTCTCAATGATTCTTTATCATATGTCTACCATGACCATTTTCTTAAG GACTACACTTATTCAAAGACACTATCAGAGAAAGAAATGTTGAGCTACAATAACAATGAAAACGGTTGTGGTGAATTAGAGGTGGTAACAATTCCATGTGGTCTTATTGGTGGGGACACCATTCAATCCTTTGCATCTGGTAGCATTGCACTTTGTCTTTCACTGATCACAGGAAATTCAGAGACCTACAAAACACTCAAGTTTTTAGAATCATTGCTGGGGAAAGTCCCTTTAGTGCATATTGATGATGTATGTGAAGCTCACATCTTGTGCATGGAAAATTCCTCAATGAAGGGAAGATTCTTGTGTGCAAGTTCCTATGTTTCAATAGCAGAGATTGCTGGTTATTACATTCAACATTATCCTGAATTCAATGTCAAGCAAGA ATACTTGGAGGGGAAGAAGGTGGATGTAAAGTGGGGTTCAACAAAGCTGTGTGAGAAGGGATTCGTCTACAAATATGACACCAAAATGATTCTGGATGATACCATTGAATGTGGTAGAAGGATTGGTTATCTCTAA